One segment of Ascochyta rabiei chromosome 7, complete sequence DNA contains the following:
- a CDS encoding Dihydrodipicolinate synthase, with product MAEATVQPIAKIEPPAAYASSPLTPINLILLSLFVFILYLRLKPSTPQTLPSAPPPTVFRTFTPPELFPYNGLNSMPVYLAVRGRVFDVTSGRNFYGPGGPYANFAGRDASRGLACGSFDESMLTEDLDGPLDTLQDLDEEQREAMRGWEERFEEKYLVVGKLVAVGSPEAEAAKAQQ from the exons ATGGCCGAAG CAACAGTCCAGCCGATAGCAAAGATCGAGCCGCCGGCAGCATATGC ATCTTCGCCACTAACACCCATAAATCTCATCCTCCTCTCCCTCTTTGTCTTCATCCTATACCTCCGCCTCAAGCCTTCGACTCCGCAGACGTTGCCGAGCGCTCCGCCGCCGACCGTCTTCCGCACTTTTACCCCGCCCGAGCTGTTCCCTTACAATGGCCTCAACAGTATGCCAGTATACCTCGCTGTACGTGGCCGTGTGTTTGACGTGACGTCTGGGCGCAACTTCTACGGCCCAGGTGGCCCGTATGCCAACTTTGCCGGCCGCGATGCCAGCCGAGGACTGGCGTGCGGTAGCTTTGACGAGAGCATGCTGACCGAGGACCTTGATGGTCCACTGGACACGCTTCAAGACTTAGACGAGGAGCAAAGGGAGGCTATGCGAGGATGGGAGGAGAGGTTCGAGGAGAAGTACCTTGTCGTTGGCAAGCTGGTCGCCGTGGGCAGCCCAGAGGCTGAGGCTGCCAAGGCGCAACAATGA
- a CDS encoding Enoyl-CoA hydratase, producing the protein MQAFRSTATIASQFKATRLPRFARAYSTQKSYEHLLVSTPKPGVGFVQLNRPKALNALCTPLILELNQALRDFQADKSIGAIVLTGSDKAFAAGADIKEMKDLTFSSAYGNDFIETWSDLVTFLKKPLITAINGYALGGGCELAMMGDILYAGPKAVFGQPEIKLGVIPGAGGSQRLTKAIGKSRAMETILTGDNISAKQAGEWGLVAKVFETPEAAVDGAIATAEKIAGFSQIAVKAAKEVVNKSQELGIREGVEYERRVFHGLFGSQDQKIGMSAFAAKAKAEWKNE; encoded by the exons ATGCAGGCCTTCAGATCAACCGCGACAATCGCTTCGCAGTTCAAGGCCACCCGTCTCCCCAGATTTGCAAGAGCCTACTCCACACAGAAGAGCTATGAGCACCTGCTCGTCTCAACGCCAAAGCCTGGTGTCGGCTTCG TCCAGCTCAACCGCCCCAAAGCTTTGAATGCGCTATGCACCCCTCTCATCCTCGAGCTCAACCAAGCACTGCGCGACTTCCAGGCCGACAAGTCCATCGGCGCCATTGTCCTCACCGGCTCCGACAAGGCCTTTGCTGCCGGCGCAGACATCAAGGAGATGAAGGACCTCACCTTCAGCAGCGCCTACGGAAACGACTTCATCGAGACCTGGTCAGACCTCGTCACCTTCTTGAAGAAGCCCCTCATCACAGCCATCAACGGCTACGCGCTGGGCGGAGGCTGCGAGCTCGCCATGATGGGAGACATCCTGTACGCTGGGCCCAAGGCCGTCTTCGGCCAGCCAGAGATCAAGCTGGGTGTCATTCCTGGCGCTGGTGGATCTCAGCGTCTGACAAAGGCAATTGGAAAGTCACGCGCTATGGAGACCATCTTGACAGGTGACAACATTTCCGCGAAGCAGGCCGGCGAGTGGGGGCTGGTTGCCAAGGTGTTCGAGACACCAGAAGCCGCGGTTGATGGCGCCATTGCCACCGCCGAAAAGATTGCAGGATTCAGCCAAATCGCTGTCAAGGCTGCCAAGGAGGTGGTCAACAAGAGCCAGGAGCTGGGCATCCGGGAGGGTGTCGAGTATGAGAGGAGAGTGTTCCACGGCCTGTTCGGCAGCCAGGACCAGAAGATTGGCATGTCAGCATTCGCTGCAAAGGCCAAGGCTGAGTGGAAGAACGAGTAG